Proteins encoded together in one Nostoc sp. PCC 7524 window:
- a CDS encoding tyrosine-type recombinase/integrase — MSDEKPQSVYANSNFSPESLALTQPVPLTLHPAEVYLRSLGEGSRRTMREALNNIAKLLTNDTCDASTLDWSKLRYQHTAAVRSVLMEKYSPAMANKILCALRRTLKEAWRLGLMSTDEYGRATDIESVRGKSLLKGRALDVEEISALWDDCREDNSTLGARDAALLAVLTVGLRRSEITHLDLSDFKPRSRSLTIREAKGRKERIVYLPEAGVRAVQDWLHLRGKEPGPLFYPLDKAQKIIPRRMSEQGVLRALQRRGEHAGVENFTPHDFRRTFIGNLLDAGADIVTVAKLAGHASPSTTSKYDRRGEAAKKRAIDLIDVPYNGRDKRR; from the coding sequence ATGTCTGACGAGAAGCCGCAAAGCGTCTACGCAAATTCCAATTTTTCTCCGGAATCGCTGGCGTTAACCCAACCAGTACCGCTAACTTTACACCCAGCTGAGGTTTACTTGCGGTCGTTGGGTGAAGGTTCTCGACGGACGATGCGGGAGGCTCTCAATAATATAGCGAAACTCCTCACTAACGATACTTGCGATGCCTCAACTCTCGATTGGTCGAAGTTACGCTACCAGCATACTGCTGCGGTACGGTCGGTATTAATGGAAAAATACAGTCCCGCGATGGCGAATAAAATTCTCTGTGCGCTGCGACGGACGTTGAAGGAGGCATGGCGGTTGGGCTTGATGTCCACTGACGAATACGGACGGGCGACTGATATTGAATCTGTGCGGGGTAAGAGTTTGCTGAAAGGGCGGGCGCTGGATGTAGAAGAAATTTCTGCACTTTGGGATGATTGTAGAGAGGATAATTCAACATTAGGGGCGAGGGATGCGGCGCTGCTGGCGGTTTTGACAGTCGGGTTGCGACGCAGTGAGATAACACACCTTGATTTAAGCGATTTTAAGCCGCGTAGTCGGTCGCTAACAATACGCGAAGCCAAGGGTCGGAAGGAGCGAATTGTATACTTACCTGAAGCTGGTGTACGGGCTGTGCAAGATTGGTTGCATCTGAGGGGTAAAGAACCGGGACCGCTGTTTTATCCGTTGGATAAGGCGCAAAAAATTATACCAAGACGGATGAGCGAACAGGGGGTATTGCGAGCATTGCAACGGCGTGGAGAACACGCAGGGGTAGAAAATTTTACTCCCCATGATTTTCGGAGAACTTTTATTGGTAATTTATTAGATGCAGGGGCGGATATTGTTACTGTAGCAAAACTTGCAGGTCATGCGTCGCCAAGTACCACGAGTAAGTATGATAGGCGTGGGGAAGCGGCGAAGAAACGGGCGATTGATTTAATAGATGTACCGTACAATGGGCGGGATAAGCGTAGATAA
- a CDS encoding plasmid mobilization protein: protein MNSKTTTAKKVFQAGRKSKPKPKRTSLVSLRLTESEKEDWEAKAEAAGMGKNLSKFIRYCVERDRIYIAPPVPAINEATYVELGRIGNNINQIAYAINRAVKMGEAIARSAVPEAIAVDPRPEIEALKPLLLEIKQILLGMPENPELPSSSEQSAPVANQPEQPEQPDQVVAFPLEDK, encoded by the coding sequence ATGAATAGTAAGACCACTACAGCCAAAAAAGTTTTTCAAGCTGGACGGAAGTCAAAACCCAAACCAAAACGCACTTCACTTGTCAGCCTCAGACTAACCGAATCAGAAAAAGAAGATTGGGAAGCCAAAGCCGAAGCTGCTGGTATGGGGAAGAATCTCTCTAAATTTATCCGCTACTGTGTTGAGCGCGATCGCATCTACATTGCTCCCCCAGTACCCGCCATCAACGAAGCGACATACGTAGAACTGGGTCGAATTGGCAATAACATCAACCAAATTGCCTATGCCATCAACCGAGCTGTAAAAATGGGAGAAGCGATTGCGCGGAGCGCAGTGCCGGAGGCAATCGCAGTTGACCCTCGCCCTGAAATTGAAGCCCTCAAACCATTACTGCTAGAAATAAAGCAGATATTACTGGGAATGCCGGAAAACCCTGAACTACCATCCTCCTCAGAACAATCTGCACCTGTGGCTAACCAACCCGAACAACCGGAACAACCTGACCAAGTAGTTGCTTTCCCCCTGGAGGACAAGTGA
- a CDS encoding relaxase/mobilization nuclease domain-containing protein: protein MIGNITKGNGFYGCVAYVLGKTSARLINTNMAGETPAQLAWEFRSFANKNQRVKKPVLHLSFSPAPGDRSLDEWELCQIAEDLREGLKLSNNQFILVQHNDAEYDGQVRPHAHMVINRVSYDGECNDDYLDYYRTEKILRQIEKNYDLIIQPSSWEVDKKKAYPKHVQQAEESGNQNIVEWLQKQIEQAAVDNPAMPVFVARLLKENIQVDCKFTRTGKLKGISYCLDGQPFKGGDLGKLYTHVGIREHLKVSYQEEYRYPTESLIESFKRGRTIDDKRINYLESWIEWNFKQDSSSDGALEKTAIIEVLSTQDNSTANLEPALEEVPTIANEPFAKKQTVVVSPPSFPTTVETTQNQEFKEVPALITVRDDNEILLGVAAEPSALPQDKPTEQQPDIPEQIARMREIAPIVAEYLLVLNSTALKGNRYSATIENNQLTLIRNSDGIQVMKASYTSEEWQPVEPPQLGDEDITQLQKLIPVIQQLKNKHQEVSLAEI from the coding sequence GTGATTGGCAATATCACCAAAGGAAATGGCTTTTACGGTTGTGTAGCCTACGTCCTCGGCAAAACTTCGGCGCGGCTGATCAATACTAATATGGCAGGAGAAACACCCGCCCAACTTGCTTGGGAGTTTCGCTCCTTTGCCAATAAAAACCAACGAGTTAAAAAACCCGTACTGCACCTATCGTTTAGTCCGGCCCCTGGTGATAGAAGCCTGGACGAGTGGGAATTATGCCAAATAGCGGAAGATTTACGAGAGGGGTTGAAACTGTCGAACAACCAATTTATTTTGGTGCAGCATAACGATGCGGAATATGACGGGCAAGTTCGACCCCACGCACATATGGTAATTAACCGGGTATCCTACGATGGCGAGTGCAATGACGATTATTTAGACTATTACCGTACAGAAAAAATCTTACGTCAAATAGAAAAAAATTACGATTTAATTATTCAACCGTCCAGTTGGGAAGTCGATAAGAAAAAGGCTTACCCTAAACACGTACAACAAGCAGAAGAATCTGGAAACCAAAATATAGTTGAATGGTTGCAAAAGCAGATTGAACAAGCCGCAGTAGATAATCCTGCAATGCCAGTATTTGTGGCCCGATTGTTAAAAGAAAATATCCAAGTTGATTGCAAGTTTACCCGTACTGGTAAGCTCAAGGGGATAAGCTACTGCTTGGATGGACAGCCGTTTAAAGGTGGGGATTTGGGGAAATTATATACTCATGTTGGCATCCGGGAACATTTAAAAGTTAGCTATCAAGAAGAATATCGATATCCAACTGAGTCACTAATTGAGAGTTTTAAGCGAGGGCGAACAATTGACGATAAGCGGATTAATTATCTGGAAAGTTGGATTGAGTGGAATTTTAAACAAGATTCTTCATCCGATGGAGCATTAGAAAAAACAGCAATTATCGAAGTATTAAGTACACAAGATAATTCAACAGCAAACTTAGAGCCAGCACTTGAAGAAGTTCCCACAATAGCAAATGAACCGTTCGCTAAAAAACAAACTGTGGTAGTGTCGCCACCCTCATTCCCTACAACAGTTGAAACGACGCAAAACCAAGAATTTAAAGAAGTACCAGCACTTATAACTGTTAGAGACGATAACGAAATTCTTCTTGGCGTTGCAGCAGAACCATCCGCACTCCCACAAGATAAACCAACTGAGCAACAGCCCGATATCCCAGAACAAATTGCTCGGATGCGAGAAATTGCTCCCATCGTTGCGGAATATCTCTTGGTACTTAATAGTACAGCATTGAAAGGTAATAGATACTCGGCGACAATTGAAAATAACCAACTAACCCTGATACGTAACAGTGATGGTATTCAGGTGATGAAAGCTTCCTATACCTCAGAAGAATGGCAACCCGTAGAACCACCACAACTGGGTGATGAAGATATAACACAATTACAAAAACTCATACCTGTAATTCAACAATTGAAAAATAAACATCAGGAAGTCTCTTTAGCAGAGATATAG
- a CDS encoding DUF6932 family protein codes for MIPEFDENGNLPPGVHFGEWQEFKERFGYTPKRAKMISGLEELMKQLKAAECRTIYINGSFVTNKIDPGDFDCCWDRDDVNIDYLRQNAPLILKYYDSAAQKAKYKGEIYPSDQPVDESTISIEFFQRDRKQNRKGIVAINLLEWEP; via the coding sequence ATGATTCCTGAGTTTGATGAAAACGGTAATCTACCACCAGGGGTACATTTTGGCGAGTGGCAGGAGTTTAAAGAGAGGTTTGGGTACACACCTAAAAGAGCCAAAATGATTTCAGGTTTAGAAGAGTTAATGAAACAACTAAAAGCAGCAGAATGCCGTACAATTTACATCAATGGCAGTTTTGTGACAAATAAAATAGACCCAGGAGATTTTGATTGTTGCTGGGACAGAGACGATGTAAATATAGATTACCTCAGACAAAATGCACCACTAATATTAAAATATTATGACAGTGCAGCACAGAAAGCTAAGTATAAAGGGGAAATTTATCCATCCGACCAACCCGTGGATGAGTCTACAATATCAATAGAGTTTTTTCAGCGCGATAGAAAACAAAATCGTAAGGGTATTGTAGCTATTAACTTATTGGAGTGGGAGCCATGA
- a CDS encoding DUF4058 family protein gives MPSPFPGMDPYLEGYLWSDVHNALASKIRTFLVPQLRPKYAARLEVYVVEDISPASEIGILYPDVEVLQIRQRRDVTPTTPTSNIATTPAPLTLPVIQPVEVRIPTVEIRDTANNVLVSCIEILSPVNKREPGITDYRKKRQRLYNANVHLIEIDLLRRGNRPFNHPRLPDVPYLITLTRAGSGVIDVWPVTLQDILPTIPVPLREGDPDAVLELQAVLNAIYDEAGYDLSIDYTQPPPPPVLSDADIEWMYKRLGKSSL, from the coding sequence ATGCCTTCCCCGTTTCCCGGTATGGACCCTTATCTTGAAGGCTACCTGTGGAGTGACGTACACAACGCCCTTGCTAGTAAAATTCGTACCTTCCTCGTCCCACAGCTGCGTCCCAAATATGCCGCACGGCTGGAAGTATATGTTGTGGAAGATATTTCTCCTGCAAGTGAAATTGGTATTTTGTACCCAGATGTCGAGGTATTGCAGATAAGACAACGCCGCGACGTAACTCCGACTACCCCCACATCGAATATTGCCACAACCCCCGCACCACTAACGCTTCCAGTTATCCAACCAGTCGAAGTCCGCATCCCCACAGTCGAAATTCGGGATACTGCCAATAACGTACTGGTAAGCTGTATCGAAATTCTCTCCCCCGTAAACAAACGCGAACCAGGTATTACTGACTACCGTAAGAAACGCCAGCGTTTATATAATGCCAACGTCCATCTAATTGAAATTGACTTGCTGCGTCGGGGAAATCGACCATTTAACCACCCCCGCCTTCCAGATGTTCCCTATTTAATTACCTTAACGCGGGCTGGGTCTGGAGTAATCGACGTGTGGCCTGTAACCTTACAAGATATTCTCCCGACAATACCCGTTCCCCTGCGCGAAGGCGACCCCGATGCAGTACTGGAGTTGCAAGCCGTGCTGAATGCTATCTATGACGAAGCTGGGTATGATTTATCGATAGACTACACCCAACCTCCACCCCCACCAGTATTGAGTGATGCGGATATTGAGTGGATGTACAAACGGTTGGGTAAATCTTCTTTGTAG
- a CDS encoding tyrosine-type recombinase/integrase, with translation MNHDYIPQTQEKKTQLQAVKKSTINCPKCGSIDYHKAGINPTGKQKYRCKQCQHKFVINPSASHIKILDDYWTASELGLQVSPHHNDGDKLNFSSIQQEWLKQDIKRFIRYIATTTTSFEKLQKYLSCFRNFSRFISQNKIVNRIEDITRSVIIDYLDYLNQKHLAPATKGERISAIASLFETGVTNKWFNVEPYLIRKEDYPSRPKSLPRYIPDEVIRQLNEHLDALPEPITRMVLVIQECGLRVGELCQLPLDCLKQDSKGGWFIQFMRWKMKFETTLPISIELAQAIKEQQAYIQKHFGKDYKYLFCGRKASPEFIPEPKVMTDQSFANHLKHLAEEFNICDSTGKRWNFQTHQFRHTVGTRMINNGVPQHIVQRYLGHDSPHMTMVYAHIHDATLRKEIDKYLDNKVVNINGEVIESLHPELDNDSGLQWMKKKVLAETLANGYCGLPAQLTCSKGNACLTCGDFRTTIEFLDQHKEHLERTNKVLEVAKTNGWQRQIQVNEDVKKNLENIINTLEGNKNEQ, from the coding sequence ATGAATCATGACTATATTCCACAAACTCAAGAAAAAAAGACTCAACTTCAGGCAGTTAAAAAATCAACTATAAATTGTCCTAAATGTGGCAGCATAGATTATCATAAAGCTGGCATTAATCCAACAGGAAAACAAAAATATCGTTGCAAACAATGTCAACACAAGTTTGTAATAAATCCATCGGCTAGTCATATAAAAATACTAGACGATTATTGGACTGCTTCAGAATTAGGATTACAAGTTAGCCCACACCATAATGATGGAGATAAACTAAATTTTTCCTCTATTCAACAGGAATGGCTAAAACAAGATATTAAAAGATTTATTAGATATATTGCTACGACAACAACTAGCTTTGAAAAGCTACAAAAATATTTGTCTTGTTTCAGGAATTTTTCAAGATTTATATCTCAAAATAAAATAGTAAATCGAATAGAAGATATAACTCGCTCTGTAATTATCGACTACCTAGATTATCTTAATCAAAAACATCTAGCTCCAGCAACTAAAGGTGAACGTATCTCTGCTATAGCTTCTTTATTTGAAACTGGTGTTACTAATAAATGGTTTAATGTAGAACCTTACTTAATTCGTAAAGAGGATTATCCTAGTCGCCCAAAATCATTACCTCGTTATATTCCAGATGAAGTGATTCGTCAATTAAATGAACACCTAGATGCCTTACCTGAGCCAATAACAAGAATGGTGCTGGTTATTCAAGAATGTGGTTTGAGAGTAGGAGAATTATGTCAACTACCTTTAGATTGCCTTAAGCAAGATAGTAAAGGTGGATGGTTTATTCAATTTATGCGTTGGAAGATGAAGTTTGAAACTACCTTGCCTATATCTATAGAGCTTGCCCAGGCTATTAAAGAGCAGCAAGCTTACATTCAAAAACATTTTGGTAAAGACTATAAATATCTTTTCTGCGGTAGAAAAGCATCGCCAGAATTTATTCCTGAACCTAAAGTTATGACCGACCAATCGTTTGCTAATCATTTAAAACACTTGGCAGAGGAATTTAATATTTGCGATAGCACGGGCAAGAGATGGAATTTTCAGACTCATCAGTTTCGCCATACTGTTGGGACAAGAATGATTAATAATGGAGTGCCACAGCATATTGTCCAACGATATTTAGGTCATGATTCACCTCACATGACTATGGTTTATGCTCATATTCATGATGCGACATTAAGAAAAGAAATAGACAAATATCTTGATAATAAAGTAGTCAATATTAATGGCGAAGTTATTGAATCACTTCATCCAGAATTAGACAATGATAGTGGTCTGCAATGGATGAAGAAAAAAGTTTTGGCTGAAACTTTAGCAAATGGATATTGTGGACTACCCGCACAGCTTACCTGTAGTAAGGGCAATGCCTGCCTAACCTGCGGTGATTTTCGTACAACCATTGAGTTTTTAGACCAACATAAGGAACATTTAGAGCGTACTAATAAAGTTCTCGAAGTAGCTAAAACTAATGGTTGGCAACGTCAAATTCAAGTTAATGAAGATGTTAAAAAAAATCTAGAAAATATCATCAATACTCTGGAGGGCAACAAGAATGAGCAATGA
- a CDS encoding tyrosine-type recombinase/integrase, translating to MLDDDYLPIEPIQKYLRYLDSLEKSPNTVRVYANNLKLFWEFLRDKQIDWKEINLEQLSDFIHWLRSPEPGVVSIQPQVSKRSEKTINHALTTVCGFYEFHERLGATEGVNAYRYQMQPGRKYKPFLHHISKGKEVKTRLLKIKEPKTFPGCLTSEQVKELVNACKRIRDKFIICLLYETGMRIGELLGLRHEDIRSQGVNEIHVIPRTDNINISRAKAGFERVIHVSKDLMKLYSNYLIEEYPDDIDCDYVFVNCWDGEIGQPMDYGAVNGLFKRLAKKTGIQATPHLLRHTHATELIRSGWDMAYVQKRLGHANIQTTINTYVHLTDDDLQKEYQKYLTKRDGFNES from the coding sequence GTGCTAGATGACGACTACTTACCCATCGAGCCAATCCAAAAATACCTACGTTACTTAGACAGTTTAGAAAAGTCACCCAACACAGTTAGGGTTTACGCCAACAACCTAAAGTTATTCTGGGAGTTTTTACGAGATAAGCAAATTGATTGGAAGGAAATAAATCTAGAGCAGTTATCGGATTTTATTCACTGGCTAAGAAGTCCAGAACCAGGAGTAGTATCCATTCAACCACAAGTGTCTAAACGGTCAGAAAAGACAATTAACCATGCTCTAACGACTGTCTGTGGTTTTTATGAATTTCATGAGCGATTGGGAGCAACTGAAGGGGTTAATGCTTATCGCTATCAGATGCAACCAGGACGAAAATACAAGCCATTTTTACACCACATAAGCAAAGGGAAGGAAGTTAAAACACGATTACTGAAAATTAAAGAACCAAAAACTTTCCCAGGATGTTTAACTTCGGAGCAGGTTAAAGAATTAGTTAATGCTTGTAAAAGAATTAGAGATAAATTTATTATCTGTTTACTTTATGAAACTGGCATGAGAATTGGTGAGTTATTAGGACTAAGACATGAGGATATTCGTTCACAAGGAGTAAATGAAATTCATGTAATACCCAGAACTGACAATATAAATATTAGTCGGGCAAAGGCAGGATTTGAAAGAGTAATTCATGTTTCCAAAGATTTGATGAAACTCTACTCTAATTATCTGATTGAAGAATATCCAGACGATATTGACTGTGATTATGTATTTGTTAACTGTTGGGACGGTGAAATAGGTCAACCGATGGATTATGGTGCTGTGAATGGACTGTTTAAAAGGTTAGCCAAGAAAACAGGTATTCAAGCGACACCTCATTTACTTAGACACACTCATGCTACAGAGTTAATTAGGTCTGGATGGGATATGGCGTATGTCCAAAAGCGATTGGGTCACGCAAACATTCAAACTACTATTAACACTTATGTTCATCTAACAGATGATGACTTACAGAAAGAATATCAAAAATATTTGACAAAGAGAGATGGCTTCAATGAATCATGA